TACGAACCCCATATTCTGCTCTAAAATTTTGTGAAAACCAATTGAAGAAATTAACTCTGAATTTGTAATTAGTAGATGCTGAAGCATTTAAATTAGAATACAAATCCAATGAAAACGGGTTGTTTACGTTGCGTGAAATATATTTTCCTCCTAAATCCATATCCCAACTACCTCCAAACTGGAAAGTTAAGTTATACACAGGACGCCAATGATAATGAAAACCCAAATCATAATTCCCGTTGAAAAAAAGCATAGAATTGATTCGCGTAGGATGTTTCGCTTCTCCTAACTGAAAATTAAATCGGTTTTTTATGGAAAAAAGAGTGTCTTTTGATGAAATATATTGTTGATGTTCATTTTGATACTCCACATGCCATCCGCTGTACTCAAAAGGAGAAAGGTAAGGGTCTAATATAAAAGAAGAACCAATTCCAAACGTATTGGAATTGGTTACAAGATTATATGTTTGTGTCTCCTGAGTTTGAGAAAACAAAGAAACAGTAAACGAGGCAGACAACAAAAAAATAAAAAAAATCTTTGTCTTTTCTCTTTTTATAGATAGGTTTTTTGAAATCATTTGTTGGTGTATGAAAAAAACGTAAGAAAACGCTCTTTGAATTTATTCCTACAAAAATAAGAAAAACTTATTTATATTAAATTACAAATGATTAAAAACCGGACATCTTTCAAAAGATTATGCTCCAAAATCGTCAAACATTAGATTTTCACGTGGTACGCCTAAACTCCAAAGCATATTTTCAACCGCTTTTGCCATAGGACCCGGTCCACACATATAGTATTCAATATCTTCAGGAGCGTCGTGGTCTTTCAAATATGTATCGTGAATAACTTGGTGAACAAATCCCGGAGTATATTTTACGCCTGCTTTGTCTGCTTCAGGATCAGGACGATCCAAAGCAAGATGGAATGAAAAATTAGGAAACTTTTTCTCCAATTCAAGAAAATCTTCCATATAGAACACCTCATTCAAAGCTCGCGCTCCGTAGAAATAGGATATTTTACGGTCGGTAATTTCCAGTGTTTTTAATAAATGAAGTAAATGTGAACGTAGCGGAGCCATTCCTGCGCCACCTCCAATATATAACATTTCAGCTTTACTATTCAAAATCGGATGGAATTCTCCAAACGGACCGGAAACCATAACTTTATCGCCCGGTTTTAGATTGAAAATGTATGATGATGCAATTCCGGCAGGAACTTTCATCCAGTTATTT
The genomic region above belongs to uncultured Paludibacter sp. and contains:
- a CDS encoding conserved exported hypothetical protein (Evidence 4 : Unknown function but conserved in other organisms), which gives rise to MISKNLSIKREKTKIFFIFLLSASFTVSLFSQTQETQTYNLVTNSNTFGIGSSFILDPYLSPFEYSGWHVEYQNEHQQYISSKDTLFSIKNRFNFQLGEAKHPTRINSMLFFNGNYDLGFHYHWRPVYNLTFQFGGSWDMDLGGKYISRNVNNPFSLDLYSNLNASASTNYKFRVNFFNWFSQNFRAEYGVRTPLLGVMFVPEQGVSYYELFSLNNLKDAFHFSSIHNRRAILQYLNLDIPVRFTTFRIGFVQDFLQYKANDIIFHKNNLSVQVGCVVDFYVFRGTKNKLPKNFRSTY